A stretch of Phragmites australis chromosome 12, lpPhrAust1.1, whole genome shotgun sequence DNA encodes these proteins:
- the LOC133886032 gene encoding acetylserotonin O-methyltransferase 3-like: MSHEDMVGAFALLYHHLFSFIKPMALKCVVDLGIPDAIHRRGGAATLSCIAADTGVHATRIPDLRCLLKLLTTSGLFGAATTADGEVVYTLTAASSLVVGPRGLSNIVRFVAGPVSVTPFLDMPAWLRTAPAPDAPKSPFELTHGRSRWDPANADDDTMNDAAFAESQLLIEAVLSDHGDVFRGLTSLVDVGGGHGSFAKAVATAFPNIKCAVMDLPHVVADAPIADGSVQFVAGNMFESIPPADAVLLKYVLHCWSEDDCVKILRRCKDAIPPRDAGGKVIITEMVLGSGPRDRNVAETEEMHSLFLTCISGVGREEHEWKKIFSDAGFSDYKITPVMGPISVIEVYP, encoded by the exons ATGTCTCATGAGGACATGGTCGGAGCATTCGCCCTGCTTTACCACCACTTGTTCAGCTTCATCAAGCCGATGGCGCTCAAGTGCGTCGTGGATCTTGGCATCCCCGACGCCATCCACCGCCGCGGCGGTGCGGCCACCCTCTCCTGCATCGCCGCCGACACGGGGGTGCATGCGACCAGGATCCCCGACCTCCGGTGCCTGTTGAAACTGCTAACCACGTCGGGCCTGTTcggcgccgccaccaccgcggaCGGCGAGGTCGTGTACACGCTCACCGCGGCGTCCAGCCTCGTCGTCGGCCCGCGCGGCCTGTCCAACATCGTGCGCTTTGTGGCCGGCCCTGTCTCCGTGACCCCGTTCCTCGACATGCCCGCGTGGCTCAGGACCGCGCCTGCGCCGGACGCCCCGAAGTCGCCCTTCGAGCTGACGCACGGCCGCTCCAGGTGGGACCCCGCGAACGCGGACGACGACACGATGAACGACGCGGCCTTCGCCGAGAGCCAGCTCCTGATCGAGGCCGTTCTTAGCGACCACGGCGACGTCTTCCGCGGCCTGACCTCACTGGTCGACGTCGGCGGGGGGCACGGCTCGTTCGCGAAGGCCGTCGCGACGGCTTTCCCGAACATCAAGTGCGCCGTGATGGATCTCCCCCACGTCGTCGCGGACGCCCCCATAGCTGATGGCAGCGTGCAGTTCGTCGCCGGCAACATGTTCGAGTCTATTCCACCAGCGGATGCTGTTTTACTCAAG TATGTCCTGCATTGTTGGAGCGAGGACGATTGTGTCAAGATCCTCAGGCGTTGCAAGGATGCAATCCCTCCGAGAGATGCTGGAGGGAAGGTGATAATCACGGAGATGGTGCTGGGGTCCGGACCGCGTGACAGGAACGTCGCCGAGACCGAAGAGATGCATAGCTTGTTCCTCACGTGTATCAGCGGCGTGGGGCGAGAGGAGCACGAGTGGAAGAAGATCTTCTCCGATGCTGGATTCAGCGACTACAAAATTACACCGGTGATGGGCCCTATTTCGGTTATTGAGGTCTACCCTTGA